The genomic window TCCGAAAAGAGAATTAGTCCCGGTGGTTGCGCAGATCTTTTGGCAGTAACTGTTTTCCTTTCCCTTGTAAAAAAATGTTTTTATAAAACTCTTTAGTTTTCATATTTTAAAATAGATGAGGTTACAGTTTAAACTGTAACCTCATCTATTTTTGAAGCCATAATAAAATCATTGATACTTAGCCCCCCAATTTTGTGTGTAGTAAATCTAACTGAGACTCTTCCCCATCCAAGTTCTATATCAGGATGATGCCCCTCTCCTTCTGCGATTTCACCTATAGTATTAACAAATTTTAGAGCTTCACTAAAATTTTTAAATTTAAAAACTCTTCTGATTGCATCACCACCCTCTATACTCCAATCCTGATCCAAAAGTTTTGACATTTGAGCTATTTCATTTTCTTTCAGAGGTTCTCCTCCTGCCTCACAGGGAACACATTTTTTCTTTCTTAGGTCCATAAAACTTTCCCCTCCTTTCTTCTCTCTACAATCTTATACATAAAGAATTAATTTTTCCCTTAAAAAATAAAAAAAAAGACCGGAATATTTCCGGTCCTTTAAAAAATATAATTTTTAAACTACTTTACAGAATAATCAAGTGACGCAAGTCTCTTGTACTGCTCCCATTTTCTTTTCGCTTCTGCCTGGTTTCTAGCAAAAAGTTCTTTTGCTCTTTCAGGGAATGATTTTGTAAGAGTCGCATATCTCACTTCTCCCATCAAGAACTCTTGGTATTTATCCCAGTTAGGCTCTTTAGAGTCTAATTGAAGTGGATTTTTACCTTCTGCTTCTAAAGCAGGATTGTATCTGATTAGAGGCCAGTATCCGCACTCTGTTGCAAGTTTCATCTCAAGTTGAGATTCTCCCATACCCTTTCTGATTCCATGGTTTACACATGGAGCATAAGCGATTATGATTGATGGTCCATCAAATGCCTCTGCCTCTTGGATAGCTTTCAAGTATTGAGCTTGATTTGCTCCCATAGATACCATTGCAATATAGATATATCCGTAAGACATGAATATTGCAGCCATATCTTTCTTTTGCACTCCTTTACCAGATGCAGCAAATTTAGCAACTGCTCCTGAAGGTGATGCTTTTGAAGCCTGTCCACCTGTATTAGAGTAAACTTCTGTATCAACTACAAGGATATTCACATCTTGACCTGATGCTAATGCATGGTCAATTCCGCTGTATCCGATATCATTTGCCCATCCGTCTCCACCAAATATCCATTGTGATTTTTTAACAATGTAATCTTTAAGTGAAAGTACTTCTGCAGCTCCATCAAAGTCTTTTCCTTTGATTAATGGAAGTAACTTAGTTCTGATTTCAGCTGTTTTAGCACCATTTTTTCTGTTTTCGATCCACTCTTTGTAAAGTTCTGCAACTTCTGCAGGAGCTTTATCCATAGTTCTTTCCATTACTGCTTGAAGTCTGTCTCTTAGAGCTTCTACTCCTACGTGCATTCCGAATCCAAATTCAGCATTGTCCTCGAATAGTGATGATGCCCAAGCTGGTCCCTCACCCTTTGCATTTTTAGTATATGGAGTAGATGGTGCTGATCCTCCATAGATCGAAGAACATCCAGTCGCATTTGCTACCATCATTCTGTCTCCGAAAAGTTGAGTTATTGCTTTGATGTATGGAGTTTCTCCACATCCAGCACATGCTCCGTGGAATTCAAATAACGGCTGTGCAAACTGAGATCCTTTAACATTTGTTTTTGCCATTAAGTCATCTTTATAAGTAACTTGGTTGAATAGGTAGTTTGCATTTTCAGGTTCTCCTGCAGCTACTTCATCACCGATAGGGTTCATTACAAGAGCTTTTCCTTTTGGTGCAGGACAAACATTAGCACATGATCCACATCCTGTACAATCAAGAGTAGAAACTTGGATCTTGTATTGAAGACCTTCTAACCCTTTTCCTATTGGTTTGATAGTTGTAAGACCTTCAGGTGCATTAGCCATCTCTTCTTCGTTGATTAAAAATGGTCTGATTACTGCATGAGGACATACATAAGCACACTGGTTACATTGGATACAGTTCTCAGAAACCCAGTGAGGTACATTTACGGCGATTGCTCTCTTTTCATAAGCTGTCGTACCGTTTTCAAAAGTACCATCTTCGTATCCGTTGAA from uncultured Ilyobacter sp. includes these protein-coding regions:
- a CDS encoding 4a-hydroxytetrahydrobiopterin dehydratase, whose protein sequence is MDLRKKKCVPCEAGGEPLKENEIAQMSKLLDQDWSIEGGDAIRRVFKFKNFSEALKFVNTIGEIAEGEGHHPDIELGWGRVSVRFTTHKIGGLSINDFIMASKIDEVTV